A single Symbiobacterium thermophilum IAM 14863 DNA region contains:
- a CDS encoding Ig-like domain-containing protein → MVKASLDDQGTGLSPGVIATIDVAEVNDPPSGQPDRWRTQLRDSGPWKIPFSVLTANDLPGPENEGGQSLTVDAVVTDGSDPAHAPVGGTVRIEGADVIFTPDPGFTGEAAFSYYVRDDGATGGQPDPQTSPQPARVTFVVRAPSPPPPPKVTLSAPATVTRESEITVTGTANPGAEVTVNGQTVWADIQGNWSARVTLREGRNLITAVSGTARDSVIVIRDTVPPALSLHAPALRTAEDSVTLTAEAGEGATVWIEGVQGRSLTVSLAVGVNRFTALAEDAAGNRTVAAIEIIRVETAPEPVVVEPGAGAAVGLSQFRGELAGGAAAQPVALAIHSPTLNMEALERVQGAGLIAASGDVEATGMESGEQVHELNAPAMVRFTYDPSVVTVPDRLRIYSFDPAQQVWVELGGEVDPEMSTITVQVERLATFAALVPEAGAPVMDAPPA, encoded by the coding sequence GTGGTGAAGGCATCCCTGGATGATCAGGGGACAGGACTGAGCCCGGGGGTTATCGCCACGATCGATGTGGCGGAGGTCAACGACCCGCCGTCGGGCCAGCCCGACCGCTGGCGCACCCAGCTGCGGGACTCGGGGCCGTGGAAGATCCCGTTCAGCGTCCTGACCGCCAACGACCTGCCCGGTCCGGAGAACGAGGGGGGCCAGTCGCTGACGGTGGATGCGGTGGTGACCGACGGCAGCGACCCGGCGCACGCACCGGTGGGCGGCACGGTCCGGATCGAGGGCGCCGACGTGATCTTCACGCCGGATCCCGGCTTCACCGGAGAGGCGGCCTTCAGCTACTACGTGCGGGACGACGGGGCCACCGGCGGGCAGCCGGATCCGCAGACGTCGCCGCAGCCGGCGCGGGTGACGTTTGTCGTCCGCGCTCCCTCCCCCCCGCCGCCGCCGAAGGTGACCCTCAGCGCCCCGGCGACCGTGACCCGGGAGAGCGAGATCACCGTGACCGGCACCGCCAACCCGGGCGCGGAGGTGACGGTGAACGGCCAGACCGTCTGGGCAGACATCCAGGGCAACTGGAGCGCCCGGGTCACGCTGCGGGAAGGCAGGAACCTTATCACCGCCGTCAGCGGGACCGCCCGCGACAGCGTCATCGTGATCCGTGACACGGTGCCCCCTGCCCTGAGCCTGCACGCGCCGGCGCTGCGGACGGCCGAGGACAGCGTCACGCTGACCGCGGAGGCGGGGGAGGGCGCCACGGTCTGGATCGAGGGTGTGCAGGGGCGGAGCCTGACGGTCTCCCTGGCCGTGGGCGTCAACCGGTTCACGGCGCTGGCGGAGGATGCGGCCGGCAACCGGACGGTCGCGGCGATCGAGATCATCCGGGTGGAGACGGCGCCTGAGCCGGTGGTGGTGGAGCCCGGGGCCGGCGCGGCCGTAGGCCTGTCGCAGTTCCGGGGGGAGCTGGCCGGCGGAGCCGCGGCGCAGCCGGTGGCCCTGGCCATCCATTCGCCCACCCTGAACATGGAGGCTTTGGAACGGGTCCAGGGAGCTGGGCTCATCGCCGCCAGCGGTGATGTTGAGGCCACCGGGATGGAGAGCGGCGAGCAGGTTCACGAGCTGAACGCCCCGGCCATGGTCCGGTTCACCTACGACCCGTCGGTGGTGACCGTTCCGGACCGGCTGCGGATCTACTCTTTCGACCCGGCCCAGCAGGTGTGGGTGGAGCTGGGCGGGGAGGTGGACCCGGAGATGTCCACCATCACCGTCCAGGTGGAGCGCCTGGCGACCTTCGCCGCTCTGGTGCCCGAAGCCGGTGCGCCGGTGATGGATGCGCCCCCGGCGTAG
- a CDS encoding S-layer homology domain-containing protein, which translates to MRSRDITLTGTYLPNTPVTLVVDGVAQVQGMTDSAGRFRLTGTLEPGRNRVYVMGEGPLASREYAVRYLPPYTDMAGHWAEAVVDALHERGVVSLYPLPRFEPEAQVTRMEFAVMVARALRLPAAEEQAPFTDVAVMPQWALLEVAAAVKAGIIKGMPDGSFAPDRLVTRAEMAAMLTRALAWAGLEVKPEAPEFADQAEIPDWAVEPVAAAVRHGLIKGYPDGTFRPGSPTTRAEAATMVHRLLQTVIGLNP; encoded by the coding sequence TTGCGCAGCAGGGACATTACGCTGACCGGCACCTACCTGCCGAACACGCCGGTGACCCTGGTGGTGGACGGTGTGGCGCAGGTGCAGGGCATGACGGACAGCGCCGGACGCTTCCGGCTGACGGGGACGCTGGAGCCCGGGCGCAACCGGGTGTACGTGATGGGGGAGGGGCCGCTGGCATCCCGGGAGTACGCGGTCCGGTACCTGCCGCCGTATACCGACATGGCCGGCCACTGGGCGGAAGCGGTGGTGGACGCGCTGCACGAGCGGGGCGTGGTGTCACTGTACCCGCTGCCGCGGTTTGAGCCCGAGGCGCAGGTGACCCGGATGGAGTTTGCGGTGATGGTGGCCCGGGCGCTGCGGTTGCCGGCGGCGGAGGAGCAGGCGCCGTTCACGGATGTGGCCGTCATGCCGCAGTGGGCCCTGCTCGAGGTGGCGGCTGCGGTGAAGGCGGGGATCATCAAGGGGATGCCCGACGGGTCGTTTGCGCCCGACCGGCTGGTGACCCGCGCGGAAATGGCGGCCATGCTGACCCGGGCGCTGGCCTGGGCCGGGCTGGAGGTGAAGCCGGAGGCGCCCGAGTTCGCCGATCAGGCAGAGATCCCCGACTGGGCCGTGGAGCCGGTGGCGGCGGCGGTGCGGCATGGGCTGATCAAGGGCTACCCGGACGGCACGTTCCGGCCCGGAAGCCCGACGACCCGGGCTGAAGCGGCGACCATGGTGCACCGGCTGCTGCAGACGGTGATCGGGTTGAACCCGTAG
- a CDS encoding GNAT family N-acetyltransferase, whose amino-acid sequence MEYQVRHAAPEDAAAVAAVARRTWADTYRGIIPVEIQAAVLPQWYAEERLARAAANPASAFFVAQTGAGEGVGFAQAGPREEPGDAELWRFYVLPEHQRRGLGRRLLQACLGALQAQGPVSRLFVQVEAKNAGGRRAYERLGFHYVREYDDELMGHTTRMCEMCLHLDGQGS is encoded by the coding sequence GTGGAGTATCAGGTGCGTCACGCCGCCCCGGAGGATGCGGCGGCCGTCGCCGCGGTGGCCCGGCGCACGTGGGCGGACACCTACCGGGGCATCATCCCGGTGGAGATTCAGGCGGCCGTGTTGCCCCAGTGGTACGCGGAGGAGCGGCTCGCCCGGGCCGCCGCGAACCCCGCGAGCGCGTTCTTCGTCGCCCAGACGGGGGCCGGCGAGGGGGTGGGCTTTGCCCAGGCGGGGCCGAGGGAGGAGCCTGGCGACGCGGAGCTCTGGCGGTTCTACGTGCTGCCGGAGCACCAGCGGAGGGGGCTCGGGCGGCGGCTCCTGCAGGCCTGCCTGGGCGCGCTGCAGGCCCAGGGGCCCGTATCCCGGCTCTTCGTCCAGGTGGAGGCGAAAAACGCGGGCGGCCGGCGCGCCTACGAGCGGCTGGGGTTTCACTACGTCCGGGAGTACGATGACGAGCTCATGGGCCATACCACGCGGATGTGCGAAATGTGCCTGCATCTGGACGGCCAGGGAAGCTGA
- a CDS encoding tautomerase family protein, protein MPFVTVDHFAGVDPQVRRLLQQRVAQVVVETLGAPPENVRVFTRAFSPEDAYRGDGDAAAALPMIRVELMSGRPLELKRRLMVALARTVAETLEVDVAQIRTVMYENEPYHFCFGETPR, encoded by the coding sequence ATGCCGTTCGTCACCGTGGACCATTTCGCAGGGGTCGACCCGCAGGTCCGGCGCCTGCTTCAGCAGCGGGTGGCCCAGGTCGTCGTCGAGACGCTGGGCGCCCCGCCCGAGAACGTGCGCGTGTTCACTCGCGCCTTCTCCCCCGAGGATGCGTACCGGGGCGACGGCGACGCGGCCGCGGCCCTGCCCATGATCCGGGTGGAGCTCATGAGCGGCCGCCCGCTGGAGCTGAAACGCCGGCTGATGGTGGCCCTGGCCCGCACGGTCGCCGAAACGCTGGAGGTGGACGTGGCGCAGATCCGGACCGTGATGTACGAGAACGAGCCGTACCACTTCTGCTTTGGGGAGACGCCGCGCTGA